The Sphingobacteriales bacterium genome contains the following window.
GTCGTTCCTACCCCATATCCCGCATCACATCGTTCTTTAGCCGCACGGGATGCTACATCTCTCGGAACTAAGTTTCCAAAAGCCGGGTATCTTCTTTCAAGATAATAATCGCGTTCGTCTTCCGGAATTTCGTTTGGTTTACGGTTATCGTCTTTATTCTTCGGCACCCATATACGTCCGTCATTTCTCAAGGACTCTGACATCAGCGTTAGCTTGGACTGATGGTCGCCGGAAACCGGAATACAGGTGGGGTGAATCTGGGTAAAGCACGGATTACCGAAGAAGGCTCCTTTTTTATGCGCTTTCCAGGCTGCTGTAACATTAGAACCCATCGCATTGGTGGACAGATAAAATACGTTTCCGTAACCGCCTGTACACAATAAGACGGCATGTCCGAAATGGCGCTCCAGTTTTCCGCTCACTAAATCTCTTGCTATGATTCCTCTAGCTTTGCCGTCTACCTTTACAATATCCAGCATTTCATGACGGACATATTGTTTTACATTACCCAATGCCACTTGTCTTTCGAGTGCAGAATAAGCACCTAACAATAACTGCTGGCCTGTTTGCCCAGCCGCATAAAAAGTACGTTTTACCTGTGTACCGCCAAATGAACGGTTATTCAATAAACCGCCATATTCACGGGCAAAAGGAACACCCTGAGCCACACATTGGTCAATGATGTTTACAGATACTTCCGCCAAACGGTGTACGTTTGCCTCACGGGCGCGATAATCACCCCCTTTAATCGTATCATAAAATAACCGGTACACGGAGTCACCGTCATTTTGATAATTCTTGGCAGCATTGATACCGCCTTGTGCTGCGATAGAGTGCGCACGTCTCGGAGAATCCTGAAAGCAAAATACCTTCACCTTATAGCCAAGCTCTCCCAATGAAGCAGCCGCAGAAGCACCGGCTAAGCCTGTACCCACAATGATGATTTCGAGTTTACGCTTGTTGGCCGGATTGACAAGTTTGACATGACCTTTATAGTCTTCCCATTTTGTCTCTATATCTCCTGCCGGTATTTTTGAATTTAACGCCATTTTATCTTGAATTAAAATCGTTTGAATTATTGTACAATCCCAAAAAATAATGCCACTGCAATCGCTGTAAACAGGCCTGGAATGATGATAGAAAATGCCGTCCCCAGTGTTTTTATGATGGGTGTATATTTTTTATGGTTTAGCCCCAAAGTCTGGAATGCACTCTGGAAACCATGCAAGAGGTGATATCCTAAGGAAACGAAGCCCAATAAATAAGGTATTACAATATACCATTTCGTCAACGCTTCCTTTACTTCTTCAAATGGATTTTCTTCTTCGCCGGTTATATACAAGGCTTTTTTGGTATGCAGCCAGAAATCAGACATATGCAATACCAGGAAAATCAACAGCAACGTTCCCAGTAATGTCATGGAACGGCTGTACCATTTGCTGTTTGCGCTGGCGGCAGATACGGCATATCCAACCGGGCGTTTTGATTTATTATC
Protein-coding sequences here:
- a CDS encoding fumarate reductase/succinate dehydrogenase flavoprotein subunit produces the protein MALNSKIPAGDIETKWEDYKGHVKLVNPANKRKLEIIIVGTGLAGASAAASLGELGYKVKVFCFQDSPRRAHSIAAQGGINAAKNYQNDGDSVYRLFYDTIKGGDYRAREANVHRLAEVSVNIIDQCVAQGVPFAREYGGLLNNRSFGGTQVKRTFYAAGQTGQQLLLGAYSALERQVALGNVKQYVRHEMLDIVKVDGKARGIIARDLVSGKLERHFGHAVLLCTGGYGNVFYLSTNAMGSNVTAAWKAHKKGAFFGNPCFTQIHPTCIPVSGDHQSKLTLMSESLRNDGRIWVPKNKDDNRKPNEIPEDERDYYLERRYPAFGNLVPRDVASRAAKERCDAGYGVGTTKQAVYLDFRFNLINKYGRAEASKLGIENPDEATLVKLGKEVVKEEYGNLFDMYEKITGENPYEVPMRIYPAVHYTMGGLWVDYELMTSVQGLYALGECNFSDHGANRLGASALMQGLADGYFVIPYTMGNYLADEIAVKPIPTDSPEFLEAEKATADRIHMLMNIKGTKSVESFHKRLGKIMWEKCGMARNAKGLQEAIEEIQALKKEFWSDVRIPGSVEEFNPELDKAGRVADFIELGELMCKDALNRNESCGGHFREESQTEEGEALRDDENYKYVAAWEFAGESNWNLQKEELVYENIKIAARSYK
- a CDS encoding succinate dehydrogenase cytochrome b subunit; this encodes MAKENFLSSSIGKKIIVGLTGLFLISFLVVHAGINSTILLNDGGETFNTAAYFMSHNWVIRIMEIVLILGLLAHISMTLKLHFDNKSKRPVGYAVSAASANSKWYSRSMTLLGTLLLIFLVLHMSDFWLHTKKALYITGEEENPFEEVKEALTKWYIVIPYLLGFVSLGYHLLHGFQSAFQTLGLNHKKYTPIIKTLGTAFSIIIPGLFTAIAVALFFGIVQ